The following coding sequences are from one Cercospora beticola chromosome 4, complete sequence window:
- a CDS encoding mitochondrial 54S ribosomal protein uL24m: MQRVVERVRKAERTLSKKRSKAAEHLRRSEAWERNQTRVRQVKEHTARLREDRKNRAIDWETGALAPRRDVGDKAGKYGALDIPYFQPLDKDPESRLPENKWPFREGDRVVITRGRDQGKIGVISEVDHVKDAVKVKGLNMIDVALPKWMKERQNDKKDYNSIEQMISRKDVQLVYALPDLETGIPRDAIIEKLEVVDGFRVIPGSNTFLPWPPKDDLPEEHEEYEDDTLRHAVEERTFRPFLIRPPMPLSVIDELRNKYSRFRTRHEYDYKVQKELEDAKVEERKGLMKTMRTPLQELAEVREKQKAAHQKELTEEQMAKIGEIIAQERARKTEDGVPAPMPSAYS; the protein is encoded by the coding sequence ATGCAACGCGTGGTTGAGCGCGTTCGGAAGGCGGAGCGCACACTGTCCAAGAAGAGGAGCAAGGCAGCCGAGCACTTACGGCGCTCAGAAGCATGGGAACGCAACCAAACCCGAGTGAGACAAGTGAAGGAGCACACGGCCAGGCTGCGTGAAGACCGCAAAAATCGCGCCATCGACTGGGAGACTGGAGCGCTGGCCCCACGCAGAGATGTGGGCGACAAAGCAGGGAAATACGGCGCCCTCGACATTCCGTATTTCCAACCCCTCGACAAGGACCCAGAGTCACGACTGCCCGAGAATAAATGGCCTTTTCGAGAAGGCGATCGAGTGGTCATCACGCGTGGGCGAGATCAGGGCAAGATTGGAGTCATCAGCGAAGTGGACCACGTCAAGGACGCTGTCAAGGTGAAGGGCTTGAACATGATAGACGTCGCGCTTCCGAAATGGATGAAGGAGCGACAAAATGACAAAAAAGATTATAACTCCATTGAGCAGATGATCAGCAGAAAGGATGTACAGCTGGTTTATGCGCTGCCTGATCTCGAAACGGGCATCCCGCGAGATGCCatcatcgagaagctggaagtCGTTGATGGATTCAGAGTGATACCAGGCTCGAACACTTTCCTTCCCTGGCCGCCGAAGGATGATTTACCAGAGGAGCACGAAGAGTACGAAGATGACACATTACGGCACGCAGTAGAGGAAAGGACATTCCGACCCTTCTTGATACGGCCGCCTATGCCACTATCCGTCATTGACGAGCTGCGGAATAAATACTCGAGGTTCAGGACACGGCACGAATACGATTACAAGGTACagaaagagctggaagacgcaaaggtggaggagaggaagggCTTGATGAAGACTATGAGGACTCCGTTGCAAGAGCTGGCGGAAGTGAgggagaagcaaaaggccgCGCACCAGAAGGAGTTGACCGAGGAGCAAATGGCCAAAATTGGAGAGATCATTGCACAGGAGCGGGCGAGGAAGACGGAAGACGGTGTGCCTGCCCCTATGCCTTCCGCTTATTCTTGA
- the PAB2 gene encoding poly(A) binding protein Pab2, translating into MADEETKPNNDDLDRQPEDEDLGDDEEEIAAMKKRVEEMEAEAAKLREMQASMDSQSDNLRESKEDIDGRSIFVGNVDYGASPEEIQAHFQSVGSINRVTILLDKFTGHPKGYAYVEFSEPQLVTSALVLNESVFRNRNIKVVPKRTNLPGMTRGGRGRGRGGPRGGYGGGGGGYGPPMGGYGGPPPFRGRGGYRGGGRGGFRGRGYNPY; encoded by the exons ATGGCCGACGAGGAAACTAAGCCGAACAACGACGACCTTGATCGTCAgcccgaggacgaggacctgggcgatgatgaggaggagattgcggccatgaagaagcgcgtggaggagatggaggcggAAGCTGCCAAGTTGCGCGAAATGCAGGCTTCAATGGATTCGCAGTCGGACAACTTGCGGGAAAGCAAAGAGGACATCGACGGACGAAGCATCTTCGTTGGGAACGTGGACTATGGCGCCAGTCCAGAGGAAATTCAGGCGCACTTCCAGAGCGTGGGGAGCATCAACAGAGTCACTATTCTGCTGGACAAGTTCACGGGTCATCCCAAGGGGTATGCATACGTCGAGTTCAGCGAGCCTCAGCTCGTTACGAGCGCTCTGGTGCTGAACGAGAGCGTATTCCGGAACCGCAACATCAAA GTCGTTCCAAAGCGTACTAATCTGCCAGGCATGACTAGGGGCGGTCGAGGTCGGGGCCGTGGTGGACCTCGCGGCGGctacggcggcggtggtggtggctatGGTCCTCCTATGGGAGGCTATGGTGGCCCACCGCCGTTTCGCGGACGCGGAGG ATACCGCGGTGGTGGCCGAGGCGGTTTCCGTGGCCGCGGCTACAACCCATACTGA